The following proteins are encoded in a genomic region of Hymenobacter siberiensis:
- the ileS gene encoding isoleucine--tRNA ligase: MKYPEYKQPLNYGQLGEDILAWWKEHGIFEKSVSSREGQPTFVFYEGPPSANGAPGIHHVMARTVKDIFCRYQTLLGKQVPRKGGWDTHGLPIELQVEKELGITKEDIGHKISIADYNQRCKETVMRFKTQWDDLTEKMGYWVDLDDPYVTFEPEYIESCWALLKKLYDKGLLYKGYTIQPYSPAAGTGLSSHELNQPGTYKDVKDTTVVAQFKVKHGPVSEKLFAAAGADANVYILAWTTTPWTLPANTGLAVGKNIPYQLIRTFNPYTYELIYVVLAKALAGRYFTEKGATVPLEGYAEGDHKVLPWRLEAEFTGADLIDIKYERLFDFTPFEGEERAFRVINGDFVTTEDGTGIVHISPTFGADDFRAAQLADIPALMVPDAEGTLGPIVDRTGRYVPQMGEFAGRWVKNYDGHDETGADYKTLDESIVIKMKGDGTAFKVEKYEHTYPHCWRTDKPVLYYPLDSWFIKTTAVKDRLIELNKTINWKPESTGTGRFGNWLENLVDWNLSRSRYWGTPLPIWRSQDRTEEICIGSIAELKAEIDKAVAAEIMTHNPYANGEKVDLHRPYVDDIFLVSPTGQAMYREADLIDVWFDSGAVPYAQWHYPIENAEKFQKNFPADFIAEGVDQTRGWFFTLHALAVMLEDSVAFKNVIANGLVLAKDGQKMSKRLGNAVDPFATIKQFGPDATRWYLIANAPPWDNLKFDSAGVTEVQRRFFGTLFNTYSFYALYANLDAFEMDEKSRVPHADLSELDRWILSKLQSLIAEVRGHLDTYDPTKAARAIQDFVTDQLSNWYVRLSRRRFWKGELTTDKRAAFETLNECLQTVAQLMSPIAPFFAEWLYRNLTGGEGIESVHLTLLVEADAARIDHKLEERMELAQRISSLAHSLRKKSVLKVRQPLLRILVPVLNDTTKEQVGLVEDLICAEINVKHIEFLDDTSESGVLVKSVKPNFKRLGQQYGPRLKAVGARIQQMTAAEISRLEKEGSLAVEVDGQPITLAPDDVEIRTDDLPGWLVATDGPLTVALDVTLTDELRQEGLARELVNRLQNLRKDSGLEVQDKIRVTLADGQPELTAAVAAFGDYIRTETQALALTFAADVNGGSVLEFDDYSVPVYLEVATA; this comes from the coding sequence ATGAAATACCCCGAATACAAGCAGCCGCTCAACTACGGCCAGCTCGGCGAGGACATCCTCGCCTGGTGGAAGGAGCACGGCATCTTTGAAAAGAGCGTGAGCAGCCGCGAAGGCCAGCCCACGTTCGTGTTTTACGAAGGCCCGCCTTCCGCCAACGGCGCGCCCGGCATCCACCACGTGATGGCGCGCACGGTGAAGGACATCTTCTGCCGCTACCAAACGCTGCTGGGCAAGCAGGTGCCCCGCAAGGGCGGCTGGGATACCCACGGCCTGCCCATCGAGCTGCAGGTAGAGAAGGAGCTGGGTATCACCAAGGAGGATATCGGCCACAAAATCAGCATCGCCGACTACAACCAGCGCTGCAAGGAAACCGTGATGCGCTTCAAGACGCAGTGGGACGACCTGACCGAGAAAATGGGCTACTGGGTCGACCTCGACGACCCCTACGTGACTTTCGAGCCCGAATATATCGAAAGCTGCTGGGCGCTGCTCAAGAAGCTATACGACAAAGGTTTGCTCTACAAGGGCTACACCATCCAGCCGTACTCGCCGGCCGCCGGCACCGGCCTGTCGTCGCACGAGTTGAACCAGCCCGGCACCTACAAGGACGTGAAGGACACGACCGTGGTAGCGCAGTTCAAGGTGAAGCACGGCCCAGTTTCGGAGAAGCTTTTCGCTGCTGCTGGCGCTGACGCTAATGTGTACATCCTGGCTTGGACGACGACGCCCTGGACCCTGCCCGCCAACACCGGTTTGGCGGTGGGCAAGAACATTCCGTACCAGCTCATCCGCACCTTCAACCCCTACACCTACGAGCTTATCTATGTGGTGCTGGCGAAGGCGTTGGCTGGTCGTTATTTCACCGAAAAAGGCGCTACAGTGCCGCTGGAAGGCTACGCCGAAGGCGACCACAAGGTGCTGCCCTGGCGGTTGGAAGCCGAATTTACCGGTGCCGACCTCATCGATATCAAGTACGAGCGCCTGTTCGATTTCACGCCTTTTGAAGGCGAGGAGCGGGCTTTCCGCGTCATCAACGGCGACTTCGTGACCACGGAGGACGGCACGGGCATCGTGCACATCTCGCCCACGTTTGGCGCCGATGACTTCCGTGCCGCGCAGCTGGCCGACATCCCCGCCCTGATGGTGCCGGATGCCGAAGGCACGCTCGGCCCCATCGTGGACCGGACGGGCCGCTACGTGCCCCAAATGGGCGAGTTTGCGGGCCGCTGGGTGAAGAATTACGACGGCCACGACGAAACCGGGGCCGATTACAAGACGCTGGATGAAAGCATTGTTATCAAGATGAAGGGCGACGGCACGGCCTTCAAAGTGGAGAAGTACGAGCACACCTACCCGCACTGCTGGCGCACCGACAAGCCCGTGCTCTACTACCCGCTCGATTCCTGGTTCATCAAGACCACGGCGGTGAAGGACCGGCTCATCGAGCTCAACAAAACCATCAACTGGAAGCCCGAAAGCACCGGCACCGGTCGCTTCGGCAACTGGCTGGAGAACTTGGTAGACTGGAACTTAAGTCGCTCGCGCTACTGGGGCACGCCGCTGCCCATCTGGCGCAGCCAGGACCGGACGGAGGAAATCTGCATCGGCAGCATCGCCGAGCTGAAGGCGGAGATTGACAAGGCCGTAGCGGCCGAAATCATGACCCACAACCCCTACGCCAACGGCGAAAAAGTGGACCTGCACCGGCCCTACGTCGACGATATTTTCCTCGTTTCGCCCACGGGCCAGGCCATGTACCGCGAGGCTGACCTCATCGACGTGTGGTTCGACTCGGGGGCCGTGCCCTACGCCCAGTGGCACTATCCGATTGAAAACGCCGAGAAATTTCAGAAGAATTTTCCCGCCGATTTCATCGCCGAAGGCGTGGACCAAACGCGCGGCTGGTTCTTCACGCTGCACGCCCTGGCCGTGATGCTGGAAGACTCTGTGGCCTTCAAAAACGTGATTGCCAACGGCTTGGTGCTGGCCAAGGACGGCCAGAAGATGAGCAAGCGCCTCGGCAACGCCGTCGACCCGTTTGCCACCATCAAGCAGTTCGGCCCCGATGCCACCCGTTGGTACCTCATCGCCAACGCGCCGCCGTGGGACAACCTCAAGTTCGACTCGGCCGGGGTGACCGAGGTGCAGCGCCGTTTCTTCGGTACGCTGTTCAACACGTACTCGTTCTATGCGCTTTACGCGAACCTGGATGCGTTCGAAATGGACGAGAAATCCCGTGTGCCGCACGCCGACCTGAGCGAGCTGGACCGCTGGATTCTGAGCAAGCTGCAGTCGCTGATTGCCGAAGTGCGCGGCCACCTCGATACCTACGACCCCACGAAGGCCGCCCGCGCCATCCAGGATTTCGTGACTGACCAGCTCTCGAACTGGTACGTGCGCCTCTCGCGCCGCCGCTTCTGGAAAGGCGAATTGACGACCGACAAGCGCGCCGCGTTCGAGACCCTGAACGAGTGCTTGCAGACTGTGGCGCAGCTCATGTCGCCCATCGCGCCCTTCTTCGCCGAGTGGTTGTACCGCAACCTGACCGGTGGTGAAGGCATCGAATCGGTGCACCTCACGCTGCTGGTCGAAGCCGACGCCGCCCGCATCGACCACAAGTTGGAAGAGCGGATGGAGCTGGCTCAGCGCATCAGCTCGCTGGCCCACTCGCTGCGCAAAAAGTCGGTGCTCAAGGTGCGGCAGCCGCTGCTGCGCATCCTGGTGCCAGTGCTCAACGACACGACCAAGGAGCAAGTCGGCCTCGTGGAGGATTTGATTTGCGCCGAAATCAACGTGAAACACATCGAATTCCTGGACGATACCAGCGAAAGCGGCGTGCTGGTGAAGTCGGTGAAGCCCAATTTCAAGCGCCTCGGCCAGCAATACGGCCCGCGCCTGAAGGCCGTGGGTGCCCGCATTCAGCAGATGACGGCCGCTGAAATCAGCCGACTGGAGAAGGAGGGAAGCCTCGCCGTGGAAGTCGATGGCCAGCCCATCACCCTGGCCCCCGACGACGTGGAAATCCGCACCGACGACCTGCCCGGCTGGCTCGTGGCCACCGACGGCCCCCTCACCGTGGCCCTCGACGTGACCCTGACCGACGAGCTGCGCCAGGAAGGCCTCGCCCGCGAGCTGGTAAACCGCCTGCAAAACCTGCGCAAAGACTCGGGCCTGGAAGTGCAGGACAAAATCCGCGTCACGCTGGCAGATGGCCAGCCCGAGCTCACGGCCGCCGTGGCCGCCTTCGGCGACTACATCCGCACCGAAACGCAGGCCCTCGCCCTCACCTTCGCCGCCGATGTGAACGGCGGCTCGGTGCTCGAGTTTGATGACTACTCCGTGCCCGTGTATTTGGAGGTTGCAACTGCCTGA